The following proteins are encoded in a genomic region of Phycisphaerales bacterium:
- a CDS encoding UvrB/UvrC motif-containing protein, which produces MKCDLCDAEATVHETQIVNGQVMVRRLCERHAAEVGLTGHASVSVPAGSASVVLSVQQQGSGLKCGNCGLSFAAFRQHGLLGCPTCYEAFEDKLSPLIERAHQGGTHHIGKTPKRMLAAAREGDQAAIERVLGGARERAERVALLRKQLEEAIAMEQYERAAALRDELRRLEAEASSETGGPGPSGGSGEAAGDAE; this is translated from the coding sequence GTGAAGTGCGACCTTTGCGATGCCGAAGCGACCGTCCACGAGACGCAGATCGTCAACGGACAGGTCATGGTGCGCCGCCTGTGCGAGCGCCATGCGGCCGAGGTCGGCCTGACGGGCCACGCCAGCGTATCGGTGCCCGCGGGAAGCGCCTCGGTGGTGCTCAGCGTGCAGCAGCAGGGGTCGGGTCTGAAGTGCGGCAATTGCGGGTTGTCGTTCGCCGCGTTTCGCCAGCACGGGCTACTCGGCTGCCCGACGTGCTACGAGGCATTCGAGGACAAGCTCTCGCCGCTCATCGAGCGAGCCCACCAGGGCGGCACGCACCATATCGGCAAAACGCCCAAGCGCATGCTGGCGGCCGCCCGGGAGGGTGATCAGGCCGCCATCGAGCGTGTGCTTGGTGGCGCCCGAGAACGGGCCGAGCGGGTTGCGCTGCTGCGCAAGCAACTCGAAGAAGCCATCGCGATGGAGCAGTACGAGCGTGCGGCGGCGCTGCGGGACGAACTGCGGCGATTGGAAGCCGAAGCGAGCAGTGAAACAGGCGGTCCGGGGCCCTCGGGCGGCTCGGGTGAAGCGGCGGGTGACGCAGAATGA
- a CDS encoding protein arginine kinase: MKEGQGQHGGSGNWLAVAGRAGDVVVSSRVRLARNIAGFRFPNRAPASERTAVLVRLKPVVLGARLSPQVEWVDLASTTSGHRASLVEERLISRQHAMGKPGEPMHGRAVAIGLPERRLSIMINEEDHLRLQVIRGGFDLSGAMREIDAADDALEQSVDYAFSPRFGYLTACPTNVGTGVRLSVMLHLPALKITREIEKVKRAADDLGLTVRGSYGEGSEATGDFYQISNQTTIGKSEAVLLREMESEIIPMVIAYEHNARDRLMRGGRRGLEDQTWRAVGVLLHARLLSTEEATQLLSRLRLGIALKIVPNLELPLVNQLLVAVQPAHIQMAIGQELTQDQRREARASLLRAKLGEAFASPRSTPRLIRPDQPEPPAGPGNRSDQGDAD, translated from the coding sequence ATGAAGGAAGGCCAGGGGCAGCACGGCGGCTCTGGCAACTGGTTGGCCGTTGCCGGCCGCGCTGGCGACGTCGTTGTTTCGTCGCGTGTTCGCCTGGCGCGCAACATCGCGGGCTTTCGGTTCCCTAATCGCGCGCCGGCGAGCGAGCGCACGGCCGTCCTGGTGCGCCTGAAGCCGGTGGTGCTGGGGGCGCGATTGAGCCCGCAGGTCGAATGGGTCGACCTGGCATCGACCACGTCCGGCCATCGCGCGTCGCTGGTCGAAGAGCGACTCATCAGCCGCCAGCACGCCATGGGCAAGCCGGGCGAGCCGATGCACGGGCGGGCGGTTGCGATCGGTCTGCCCGAGCGTCGGCTTTCGATCATGATCAACGAGGAGGATCACCTTCGCCTCCAGGTCATCCGGGGGGGCTTTGACCTCTCGGGCGCCATGCGCGAGATCGACGCGGCCGACGATGCGCTCGAGCAGAGCGTGGACTACGCGTTCAGCCCTCGCTTCGGATACCTGACGGCGTGTCCCACCAACGTCGGCACGGGCGTACGCCTGAGCGTCATGCTCCACCTGCCTGCGCTCAAAATCACGCGTGAGATCGAGAAGGTCAAGCGGGCCGCCGACGACCTTGGGCTCACCGTCCGCGGCTCGTACGGCGAGGGCAGCGAAGCGACGGGCGACTTCTATCAGATCAGCAACCAGACCACGATCGGCAAGAGCGAGGCGGTTCTGCTGCGAGAGATGGAGTCTGAGATCATCCCCATGGTCATCGCATATGAGCACAATGCTCGCGATCGGCTGATGCGTGGCGGGCGACGCGGCCTCGAAGACCAGACATGGCGAGCCGTGGGCGTGCTGCTGCACGCGAGATTGCTGAGTACCGAAGAAGCAACGCAATTGCTGAGTCGCTTGCGGCTTGGCATTGCGCTGAAGATCGTTCCGAACCTGGAACTTCCGTTGGTCAATCAACTGCTGGTGGCCGTGCAGCCGGCGCACATCCAGATGGCCATCGGCCAGGAATTGACGCAGGACCAGCGTCGCGAGGCTCGGGCGTCGTTGTTGCGGGCGAAGCTCGGCGAGGCGTTTGCCTCACCAAGGTCGACGCCGCGGCTGATCCGCCCCGACCAGCCTGAGCCCCCGGCCGGTCCGGGCAATCGATCCGATCAGGGCGACGCGGACTAG
- a CDS encoding DnaA/Hda family protein, whose amino-acid sequence MAATSRDQGVRAPQSKSGDNGPVRVHAGTGNGHASQQHAHAPKLGLVSAEPEQGPNARVLTRTPGRDAAGERVRTRRLHPGRDADDRSEPAPAPAPAARASNEQNLERLLAAKVGSLTFERYFQGQAKLERTDDGLEVVVASRFLVPIVESRFRQHLVEIAGGGSVRFVDRPAAFPAARPQKATKVVRPKAEPAKAKLHPSHAPSGHQSDRFVRLEDFVVGASNELAHMAAMSISDPSGTPRAGNLLVLHGGCGLGKTHLLRGMAYRYNSLRGSGGKAKYVTAEHFTNGFLAALRTGGTEAFRDKYRGVELLCLDDVHFLATKDATKAELLHTLDQILQGGCRLALASDEHPRQVEGLGKQLVSRLLSGLTIELGEPDQALREAMVRKLARQRGLSLSDDVVAAIAEAAADDSGDRPAGSFRDIEGAMARVDAFHNLLGRVGDAPAGDTVAMSTVHQALGLRNRPTPKAGPVRVDAVIEGVCRYLGVGSAEFSGRGRHRRVVLARALVAIISRQLTTASYPEIASAMGRPNHSSIITAVRRIERQIADEEVVAVGCEADGQTVGQLADTLARRIRR is encoded by the coding sequence ATGGCAGCGACCAGCAGGGATCAAGGCGTTCGCGCTCCACAGTCCAAATCGGGCGACAATGGACCGGTTCGGGTCCATGCCGGCACCGGCAACGGCCATGCAAGTCAACAACACGCCCACGCACCGAAGCTCGGCCTGGTGTCGGCCGAGCCCGAGCAGGGGCCAAACGCGCGGGTGCTCACGCGCACGCCCGGCCGAGATGCGGCCGGCGAGCGCGTGCGCACGCGACGCCTTCATCCCGGCCGAGATGCCGATGATCGCTCCGAGCCGGCACCGGCACCGGCTCCGGCCGCCCGGGCTTCCAACGAACAGAACCTCGAGCGACTCCTTGCCGCCAAGGTCGGCTCGCTGACCTTCGAGCGGTACTTCCAGGGGCAGGCCAAGCTCGAGCGGACCGACGACGGCCTCGAGGTCGTGGTCGCCTCGCGCTTCCTGGTGCCCATCGTGGAGAGCCGCTTCCGCCAGCACCTGGTCGAGATTGCCGGCGGCGGATCCGTCCGCTTCGTCGATCGACCCGCCGCCTTCCCTGCGGCCCGGCCGCAGAAGGCCACCAAGGTGGTCCGCCCGAAGGCCGAGCCCGCCAAGGCCAAGCTCCACCCCTCGCACGCCCCGTCCGGGCACCAGAGTGACCGCTTCGTCCGGCTCGAGGATTTCGTCGTTGGCGCCAGCAACGAACTGGCCCACATGGCCGCCATGTCGATCAGCGACCCGAGCGGCACGCCCCGCGCAGGCAATCTCCTGGTCCTCCACGGTGGGTGCGGCTTGGGCAAGACCCACCTGCTTCGCGGCATGGCCTACCGGTACAACAGCTTGCGGGGTTCGGGGGGCAAGGCCAAGTACGTCACCGCCGAACACTTCACCAACGGCTTCCTCGCGGCTTTGCGCACCGGCGGCACCGAGGCCTTCCGCGACAAGTATCGCGGCGTCGAACTGCTCTGCCTGGACGACGTGCACTTTCTGGCCACCAAGGACGCGACCAAGGCCGAACTGCTCCACACGCTCGACCAGATCCTGCAAGGCGGCTGCCGCCTGGCGCTGGCCAGCGACGAGCACCCGCGCCAGGTCGAGGGCTTGGGCAAGCAACTGGTCAGCCGGCTGCTGTCGGGCCTGACCATCGAACTGGGCGAGCCCGATCAGGCCCTGCGGGAGGCGATGGTGCGCAAGCTGGCACGCCAGCGCGGGCTCTCCCTGAGCGACGACGTCGTCGCCGCCATTGCCGAGGCCGCCGCCGACGACTCGGGAGACCGGCCGGCCGGGTCATTCCGCGACATCGAGGGTGCGATGGCCCGCGTCGACGCGTTCCACAACCTGCTCGGGCGCGTGGGCGATGCGCCAGCCGGCGATACCGTGGCCATGTCGACGGTGCACCAGGCCCTGGGCCTGCGAAACCGCCCGACGCCCAAGGCCGGCCCCGTGCGCGTGGATGCGGTCATCGAGGGCGTCTGCCGATACCTGGGCGTAGGCAGCGCCGAATTCTCCGGCCGGGGCCGCCACCGCCGAGTGGTGCTCGCCCGGGCGCTCGTGGCGATCATTTCCCGCCAGCTCACCACCGCGAGCTATCCCGAGATCGCCTCGGCCATGGGCCGGCCGAACCACTCGTCGATCATCACCGCCGTTCGGCGCATCGAGCGGCAGATTGCCGATGAAGAGGTCGTGGCGGTGGGGTGCGAGGCCGACGGTCAGACCGTGGGCCAGCTCGCCGACACGCTGGCCAGGCGGATCCGTCGCTAG
- a CDS encoding bL27 family ribosomal protein codes for MAHKKGQGSSKNGRDSNPQYRGIKLYGGEFAQPGNILVRQCGTKFQPGFGVQRGKDDTLFSVSTGKVVFQGRRVHIDPVEDNAPRPRWLTQYRAAQAASQN; via the coding sequence ATGGCGCATAAGAAGGGCCAGGGATCGTCGAAGAACGGTCGCGACTCGAACCCCCAGTACCGGGGCATCAAGCTGTACGGCGGCGAGTTCGCCCAGCCGGGCAACATCCTGGTCCGTCAGTGCGGCACGAAGTTTCAGCCGGGCTTCGGCGTGCAGCGGGGCAAGGATGACACGCTGTTCAGCGTCAGCACGGGCAAGGTCGTGTTCCAGGGCCGTCGCGTGCACATCGATCCGGTCGAGGACAACGCGCCGCGTCCGCGGTGGCTGACCCAGTACCGGGCCGCCCAGGCCGCCAGCCAGAACTGA
- a CDS encoding GNAT family N-acetyltransferase gives MILPTCAVQSAPKAPMLRGRRTHRELPDGVEVEPIAIPDPGSPAHDQLIEALNDSYSDTLDCPALCGMRRTSDIVASHAAIGRPELAMWSLVTHEGRPAGAVLLACLPEQRCYELVYIGLGPSLRGRGLGEPLLSSAIEQIASRLKRSPRSGRWSLTCAVDTANVPAVRLYQRLGFISFDRRVACVHGLTNDFPTVSRST, from the coding sequence GTGATCTTGCCTACATGCGCCGTCCAATCAGCGCCCAAGGCCCCGATGCTGCGCGGCCGGAGGACGCACCGCGAACTCCCCGATGGCGTCGAGGTCGAGCCCATCGCCATTCCCGATCCGGGTTCGCCTGCGCACGACCAGCTCATCGAAGCCCTCAACGACTCGTACTCCGACACGCTGGATTGCCCGGCCCTCTGCGGCATGCGACGCACCAGCGACATCGTCGCGTCTCACGCGGCCATCGGGCGTCCGGAGTTGGCCATGTGGTCCCTGGTGACCCACGAGGGGCGCCCAGCAGGGGCCGTGCTGCTCGCGTGCCTGCCCGAGCAGCGCTGCTACGAACTGGTCTACATCGGACTGGGGCCATCCCTGCGTGGGCGTGGCCTTGGCGAGCCGCTGCTTTCGAGCGCCATCGAGCAGATCGCGTCGCGGCTGAAGCGCTCGCCCAGGTCAGGCCGTTGGTCGTTGACGTGCGCGGTCGATACGGCCAACGTGCCCGCGGTGCGCCTGTATCAACGCCTTGGTTTCATCTCGTTCGATCGCCGCGTCGCGTGCGTGCACGGCCTCACGAATGACTTTCCCACCGTTTCACGATCGACCTAG
- a CDS encoding phosphatidate cytidylyltransferase: MRTRLIFGPILIAALLAGLLLDRALVGVRWPLDYPPLGLDGTAPPGVVVLPVMLAIAGLGGRELAIMLKAKGIHASRLTLSIVAMLGLLASTPLFATLAQGDGAAGLASAAAAVVLIGILHHARTMNSQGAMLSIGAVLFAFVYLGLTFGFLLRIRLEHSVWVLVWVLATVKSCDIFAYFTGKAIGKHKLILWLSPGKTWEGLVGGVVGSAIVGGAGLALLTQGGAFNAGGSVAQSALAGAISGACIGLAGQLGDLMASMMKRDAGIKDSSRLLPGFGGILDVIDSPILVAPLAYWTLAIWA; encoded by the coding sequence ATGCGCACCAGGCTGATCTTCGGGCCCATCCTGATCGCCGCGTTGCTCGCCGGCCTGCTGCTCGACCGGGCCCTCGTGGGCGTGCGATGGCCCCTGGACTATCCACCCCTGGGCTTGGACGGTACCGCCCCTCCCGGCGTGGTCGTTCTGCCGGTCATGCTCGCCATCGCCGGCCTTGGCGGCCGGGAACTGGCCATCATGCTCAAGGCCAAGGGCATCCACGCGTCGAGGCTCACCCTGTCGATCGTCGCGATGCTCGGGCTGCTGGCGTCTACACCCCTCTTCGCCACGCTGGCCCAGGGCGACGGCGCAGCGGGCCTGGCCTCGGCCGCCGCCGCGGTCGTACTCATCGGCATCCTCCACCACGCACGGACCATGAACAGCCAGGGCGCGATGCTGAGCATCGGGGCGGTGCTCTTCGCGTTCGTGTACCTCGGCCTGACCTTCGGCTTCCTCCTGCGCATCCGCCTGGAACACAGCGTCTGGGTGCTCGTGTGGGTGCTGGCCACCGTCAAGAGCTGTGACATCTTCGCCTACTTCACCGGCAAGGCCATCGGCAAGCACAAGCTCATCCTCTGGCTCAGCCCGGGCAAGACCTGGGAGGGACTGGTGGGCGGCGTCGTCGGATCGGCCATTGTCGGCGGCGCCGGCCTGGCCCTGCTCACGCAAGGCGGTGCGTTTAACGCCGGCGGCTCGGTCGCGCAATCCGCCCTCGCCGGCGCCATCAGCGGAGCGTGCATCGGCCTTGCCGGCCAATTGGGCGACCTTATGGCGTCCATGATGAAGCGCGACGCGGGCATCAAGGACTCGAGTCGCCTGCTGCCGGGCTTCGGCGGCATCCTCGACGTGATCGACTCGCCAATCCTCGTCGCGCCGCTGGCATATTGGACGCTGGCGATCTGGGCATAA
- the rsfS gene encoding ribosome silencing factor produces MNPDQPTPSEDRSQIKLDSQSATRRGSHDDAKTLAIDLARMLSDDKCEGVVVLDVSGQSPVTDYIIIASGTSDRQMGAVLDHAMELADESGMPAVRQARDERSTWLLADFVDVVLHIFEPNTRAHYDVESLYPDATEVSWARPDQIDRNRAGLRPDERFPQ; encoded by the coding sequence ATGAACCCAGACCAGCCCACGCCATCCGAAGATCGCTCGCAGATCAAGCTTGATTCGCAATCCGCCACGCGACGGGGAAGCCACGACGACGCCAAGACGCTCGCGATCGATCTGGCGCGCATGCTCAGCGACGACAAGTGCGAGGGCGTCGTGGTGCTCGACGTCTCGGGGCAGAGCCCCGTCACGGACTACATCATCATCGCGTCGGGCACCAGTGATCGGCAGATGGGCGCAGTGCTCGATCATGCGATGGAACTCGCGGACGAGTCGGGCATGCCGGCGGTTCGGCAGGCGCGCGACGAGCGTTCGACCTGGCTGCTGGCAGACTTCGTCGACGTCGTGCTGCACATCTTCGAACCCAACACGCGGGCGCACTACGACGTCGAGAGTCTGTATCCGGACGCGACCGAGGTCTCGTGGGCCCGGCCCGATCAGATCGATCGAAATCGCGCCGGCCTCAGGCCCGACGAGCGTTTCCCGCAATGA
- the rpmB gene encoding 50S ribosomal protein L28, whose protein sequence is MPYECHFTGRKTRFGKSKAYGGAKISKGGFGLKTTGITRRTFRPNLQKVHAVIDGKPTRVLASTRAIKSGLVVKPLKRKYGYTRQQKEQAGG, encoded by the coding sequence ATGCCCTACGAATGCCACTTTACCGGACGCAAGACCCGCTTTGGCAAGTCCAAGGCCTACGGCGGCGCGAAGATCTCCAAGGGTGGTTTCGGTCTCAAGACCACGGGCATCACCCGCCGCACCTTCCGGCCCAACCTCCAGAAGGTCCACGCGGTGATCGACGGCAAGCCCACGCGCGTGCTGGCCAGCACCCGGGCCATCAAGAGCGGCCTGGTCGTCAAGCCCCTGAAGCGTAAGTACGGCTACACCCGCCAGCAGAAGGAACAGGCCGGCGGCTGA
- a CDS encoding DEAD/DEAH box helicase: MVSVAVRRKPACLHAAWCAGRLWLWAETAPSREDANASWIADRSLIDRVAHTLGRRVHGVAQPGEVELRLPQGGRSPSPAMARAAGVVDRPDGESALEVVKAPGFSVGPEHVALVLDAVNDLAGNASEEALGEGRFELRGDGEAGPVGVLVASTLRHFVVSLSLVRQLVIQQRFVPSLRQHPDGRLLGSWQPWLADEHTARVTSDLLRAMPLACSAGVDDLEHDPWLVLSDFLSLVLDAQARAAFDHEKLAEAVENKEHDTHVAWLRGLLDGDVESGIKPAERTDAARGVRRWLARLEERGASALWRLCLKLHEPVNAEELPDLQPPPGDTRWALTFHLRAVGTENVEVDADEVWSLTGRGVTVEGRQLDDPQQLLLSELGRASRLYDKLEGALRQSEPTQLELNTKQAYQFLRDTAPVLGEQGITVVAPPWWDSPSIRVGATLRLDSDPLESLQGDAEGWGAVPEGDAGPPGSPHAHKSQLGLQTLVRYSWEISLGGLKLTLAEFEKLARDGSAPLVRVGGQWAEVRAEDVKAAARFIREHPGGEMTVLEAIRMAHGSMDEEGAALPIVGIETSGWLGAVFGSSDQSQTLPEVEAPPTFHGELRPYQLRGVAWMSFLERFGFGACLADDMGLGKTIQVLALLARERYLHSQGPYAQAPVPPTLAIVPMSVLGNWEHEARKFCPTLKVMVHHGAERLQDDAFIAKAGDTDVVLTTYALAHRDHDLLTRMPWRRIVLDEAQNIKNPAAKQAQSVRQLQADHRLTLTGTPVENRLSELWSIIDFCNPGYLGTIGNFRRRFSLPIERYSDKSRREQLRRLVRPFILRRLKTDEGVAGDLPEKVESREYCHLTSEQAALYEATVNTMLRDIDRVEGMHRRGMVLSTLIRLKQICNHPAQLLKDHDFGQPGAPDATRSGKCVRLVEMLQEVLASNEQALLFTQFRQMGKLLVALLQQELGRPVLFLHGGTTQKQRQELINKFQKADGTAPLLILSLKAGGVGLNLTAATHVFHFDRWWNPAVENQATDRAYRIGQTRRVQVHKFVVRGTLEERIDAMIEQKTELAEQIVGAGERWLTELDTGQLRDLLTLRGDAVGDEEVA; the protein is encoded by the coding sequence ATGGTGAGCGTCGCCGTCCGCCGCAAGCCCGCTTGCCTGCACGCGGCATGGTGCGCCGGCCGGTTGTGGCTCTGGGCCGAGACCGCGCCGTCGCGCGAGGACGCCAACGCGTCGTGGATCGCCGACCGGTCGCTGATCGACCGGGTCGCGCACACCCTCGGGCGCCGGGTGCACGGCGTGGCGCAGCCCGGCGAGGTCGAGCTCCGCCTGCCGCAGGGCGGACGCAGCCCGAGCCCGGCGATGGCGCGCGCCGCCGGCGTCGTCGATCGGCCCGACGGTGAGTCGGCGCTGGAGGTCGTCAAGGCGCCGGGCTTCAGCGTGGGCCCGGAGCACGTGGCGCTCGTGCTCGATGCGGTGAATGACTTGGCCGGCAACGCCTCCGAGGAGGCCCTGGGGGAAGGACGCTTCGAGTTGCGCGGCGACGGCGAGGCCGGGCCGGTGGGCGTGCTGGTGGCCTCGACGCTGCGGCACTTCGTCGTGTCGCTCAGCCTGGTGCGGCAGCTCGTCATCCAGCAGCGGTTCGTGCCCAGCCTGCGTCAGCATCCCGACGGGCGGCTGCTTGGGAGCTGGCAGCCCTGGCTGGCCGACGAGCACACGGCCCGGGTGACCAGCGACCTGCTGCGCGCGATGCCGCTGGCGTGCAGCGCGGGCGTCGATGACTTGGAGCACGACCCGTGGCTGGTGCTCAGCGACTTCCTGTCGCTGGTGCTCGATGCGCAGGCGCGGGCGGCGTTCGATCACGAGAAGCTGGCCGAGGCGGTCGAAAACAAGGAGCACGACACGCACGTGGCGTGGCTGCGCGGCCTGCTGGACGGCGACGTCGAGTCGGGCATCAAGCCCGCCGAGCGCACCGACGCGGCCCGTGGCGTGCGCCGCTGGCTTGCGCGCCTCGAGGAGCGCGGCGCGAGCGCGCTGTGGCGCCTGTGCCTGAAGCTGCACGAGCCGGTGAACGCCGAGGAACTACCCGATCTGCAGCCCCCGCCGGGCGACACGCGGTGGGCGCTGACCTTCCACCTGCGCGCCGTGGGCACCGAGAACGTCGAGGTCGACGCCGACGAGGTGTGGAGCCTGACCGGCAGGGGCGTGACGGTCGAGGGCCGCCAGCTCGACGACCCCCAGCAGTTGCTGCTCAGCGAGCTCGGCCGCGCGTCGCGTTTGTACGACAAGCTCGAGGGCGCCCTGCGGCAGAGCGAGCCCACGCAGCTCGAGCTGAACACCAAGCAGGCCTACCAGTTCTTGCGTGACACTGCGCCGGTGCTGGGCGAGCAGGGCATCACCGTCGTCGCGCCGCCGTGGTGGGATTCGCCGAGTATTCGCGTCGGCGCGACGCTCCGCCTGGACAGCGACCCGCTCGAGAGCCTTCAGGGCGACGCCGAGGGATGGGGCGCCGTTCCGGAGGGCGACGCTGGACCGCCCGGCTCCCCGCACGCGCACAAGAGCCAGCTCGGCCTGCAGACGCTGGTGCGCTACTCGTGGGAGATCTCGCTTGGTGGGCTGAAGCTGACCCTGGCCGAGTTCGAGAAGCTGGCCAGGGACGGGTCGGCCCCGCTCGTGCGCGTGGGCGGGCAGTGGGCCGAGGTGCGGGCCGAGGACGTCAAGGCGGCCGCCCGGTTCATCCGCGAGCACCCCGGCGGCGAGATGACGGTGCTCGAGGCCATCCGCATGGCCCACGGCTCGATGGATGAAGAGGGCGCGGCGCTCCCGATCGTGGGCATCGAGACCAGCGGCTGGCTGGGGGCGGTGTTCGGCTCGAGCGATCAGAGCCAGACGCTGCCCGAGGTCGAGGCCCCGCCGACGTTCCATGGCGAGCTGCGCCCGTACCAGCTCCGCGGCGTCGCGTGGATGAGCTTCCTGGAGCGGTTCGGCTTCGGGGCGTGCCTGGCCGACGACATGGGCTTGGGCAAGACGATCCAGGTGCTGGCGCTCTTGGCCCGCGAGCGGTACCTGCACAGCCAGGGGCCGTACGCCCAGGCGCCCGTGCCGCCGACGCTGGCGATCGTGCCGATGAGCGTGCTGGGCAACTGGGAGCACGAGGCGCGCAAGTTCTGCCCGACGCTGAAGGTCATGGTGCACCACGGCGCCGAGCGATTGCAGGACGACGCGTTCATCGCCAAGGCCGGCGACACCGACGTGGTGCTGACGACCTATGCGCTGGCCCACCGCGACCACGACCTCTTGACGCGCATGCCCTGGCGGCGCATCGTGCTCGACGAGGCGCAGAACATCAAGAACCCCGCGGCCAAGCAGGCCCAGAGCGTGCGCCAGCTCCAGGCCGACCATCGCCTGACGCTCACCGGCACGCCCGTGGAGAACCGGTTGAGCGAGCTCTGGTCGATCATCGACTTCTGCAATCCCGGGTACCTGGGCACCATCGGCAACTTCCGGCGTCGCTTCAGCCTGCCCATCGAGCGCTACAGCGACAAGAGCCGGCGCGAGCAGCTCCGGCGATTGGTCCGGCCGTTCATCCTGCGGCGACTCAAGACCGACGAGGGCGTGGCGGGCGACCTGCCCGAGAAGGTCGAGAGCCGCGAGTACTGCCACCTGACCAGCGAGCAGGCGGCGCTGTACGAGGCCACGGTCAACACGATGCTGCGCGACATCGACCGCGTCGAGGGCATGCACCGCCGCGGCATGGTGCTCAGCACGCTCATCCGCCTCAAGCAGATCTGCAACCACCCGGCGCAGCTCCTGAAGGACCACGACTTCGGCCAGCCGGGCGCCCCCGACGCCACGCGCAGCGGCAAGTGCGTGCGGCTGGTCGAGATGCTGCAGGAAGTCCTGGCCTCGAACGAACAGGCCCTGCTGTTCACCCAGTTCCGCCAGATGGGCAAGCTGCTCGTCGCGCTCCTGCAACAGGAGCTGGGAAGGCCGGTGCTGTTCCTGCACGGCGGGACGACGCAGAAGCAGCGGCAGGAACTCATCAACAAGTTCCAGAAGGCCGACGGCACCGCGCCGCTGCTGATCCTGAGCCTCAAGGCCGGCGGCGTGGGCCTGAACCTGACCGCCGCCACGCACGTCTTCCACTTCGACCGCTGGTGGAACCCGGCGGTGGAGAACCAGGCGACCGACCGGGCCTATCGAATCGGCCAGACGCGCCGGGTGCAGGTGCACAAGTTCGTCGTGCGCGGCACGCTGGAGGAACGCATCGACGCCATGATCGAGCAGAAGACCGAGCTGGCCGAGCAGATCGTCGGCGCGGGCGAGCGCTGGCTGACCGAGCTGGACACCGGGCAGCTGCGCGACCTGCTGACCCTGCGCGGCGACGCCGTGGGCGATGAAGAGGTGGCGTGA
- a CDS encoding DegT/DnrJ/EryC1/StrS family aminotransferase yields the protein MHSSDHPRPSRRPSAGTEITLSAPDITDLEVDAVVRALRSGRLSIGPMQEAFEALVSEAAGCDHGVAVNSGTSGLHLALLALGIGPGDEVITTPFSFVASANAILYVGATPKFVDICPRSLNMDPDKVEQAIGPRTKAILAVEALGNPTHMDRYAAIANKNEIHLIEDCCEALGTTYKGRKCGSFGRVGVFGFYPNKQITTGEGGMIVTDDQNLAELCRSLRNQGRSMPSELAQEGNSGLGLWLSHERLGYNYRLSEIACALGVAQMRRLGEILEARRRVASEYLDRLLGIPGIILPTIESGTSMSWFVFTVRLERGYTAEERDRIIEGLRNHDVGCAPYFPSIHLMPEYVRRFGFERGAFPIAESVSDRTIALPFHSGLTVRDIDLVAQTLSLMLSRENLARG from the coding sequence GTGCATTCCAGCGATCATCCAAGGCCTTCCCGCCGGCCCTCGGCGGGCACCGAGATCACCCTCAGCGCTCCGGACATCACCGACCTGGAGGTCGATGCGGTGGTCCGCGCGCTGCGCTCCGGGCGCCTGAGCATCGGGCCCATGCAGGAGGCATTCGAGGCGCTGGTCAGCGAAGCGGCCGGCTGCGACCACGGCGTGGCGGTCAACAGCGGCACCAGCGGGCTGCACCTGGCGCTGCTGGCCCTGGGCATCGGGCCGGGCGACGAGGTCATCACCACGCCGTTCAGCTTCGTGGCCAGCGCCAACGCCATCCTCTATGTGGGCGCGACGCCCAAGTTCGTGGACATCTGCCCGCGAAGCCTCAACATGGACCCCGACAAGGTCGAGCAGGCCATCGGCCCGCGCACCAAGGCCATCCTGGCCGTCGAGGCCCTGGGCAACCCGACGCACATGGACCGCTACGCGGCCATCGCCAACAAGAACGAGATCCACCTCATCGAGGACTGCTGCGAGGCCCTGGGAACCACCTACAAGGGCCGCAAGTGTGGCAGCTTCGGCAGGGTGGGGGTGTTCGGCTTCTACCCCAACAAGCAGATCACCACCGGCGAAGGCGGCATGATCGTCACCGACGATCAGAACCTGGCCGAGCTGTGCCGGAGCCTGCGCAACCAGGGTCGATCGATGCCCAGCGAACTGGCGCAGGAGGGCAACAGCGGGCTGGGGCTCTGGCTCAGCCACGAGCGTCTGGGGTACAACTATCGATTGAGCGAGATCGCCTGTGCCCTGGGCGTCGCGCAGATGCGGAGATTGGGCGAGATCCTGGAGGCCCGGCGCCGCGTGGCCAGCGAGTACCTCGATCGCCTGCTGGGCATCCCCGGCATCATCCTGCCCACCATCGAGAGCGGCACGAGCATGAGTTGGTTCGTGTTCACCGTGCGGCTGGAGCGCGGCTACACCGCCGAGGAGCGCGACCGCATCATCGAGGGCCTGCGCAACCACGACGTCGGCTGTGCGCCCTACTTCCCCAGCATCCACCTCATGCCCGAGTACGTCCGCCGCTTCGGCTTCGAGCGCGGGGCCTTCCCCATCGCCGAGAGCGTGTCGGACCGCACCATCGCCCTGCCCTTCCACAGCGGCCTGACGGTGCGCGACATCGACCTGGTGGCCCAGACCCTGAGCCTGATGCTCTCGCGAGAGAATCTCGCGCGGGGGTGA